The following coding sequences are from one Paenibacillus sp. FSL R5-0912 window:
- a CDS encoding undecaprenyl-diphosphate phosphatase produces the protein MPDLLSSDDLLLMLIGFAASFIVAMIAVVNFIKLIKRLRLEWFALYRFVLASNVSFWRRFKFSQYIFVSKCDTLELHKIVIAN, from the coding sequence ATGCCTGATTTGTTGAGTTCTGACGATTTACTTCTAATGTTAATTGGCTTCGCGGCATCCTTCATAGTAGCAATGATTGCAGTAGTGAATTTTATCAAACTGATTAAACGTCTTCGCTTGGAATGGTTCGCTCTCTATCGGTTTGTTTTAGCATCTAATGTGAGTTTCTGGAGAAGGTTCAAATTTTCACAATATATTTTTGTTTCAAAATGCGATACACTGGAATTACATAAGATTGTGATTGCTAACTGA
- a CDS encoding sensor histidine kinase — MAVMGKLKIFIGYAPGVGKTYTMLSAAHEDQKEGMDVIVGYIDYHARKDTLNLLKGLEVLPSMDSTSNNSTITEFDLDRALQRNPELVLLDNLAHVNEAGGRHKKRYQDVEELLRAGIHVYTTINVQQIESLADIVYSITGIPVEERIPDSVFDSADQVELVDIEPDDLIERLNKASMYRQDDPRIAGLFTKEKLTALREIALRNTASQLTRIAMQISEQTKTSELDIKDHILVCLSSAASNKKVIRAAARMAEAFHGHFTALFVETPETQKLTQKNKTELRENIRLAEQMGAHIATVYGEDIPGQIAEYAKTSYVSKIVLGRSPNKKRGFAKSNVVDKLTAFLPNIEIFIIPYTDSTFYKKRPLYNQYPKLSLVDTAKVLTILTVCTIIGIWFKNLGFREANIITVYILGVLLSALVTKDRVYSVISSVMSVLVFNYFFTEPYYSLLAYDSGYPITFLVMLSASLIMSTLTIRVREQARQSAQKAYRTEVLLETSRKLQQTKDSQEIIDAMAQQMVKLLDRTIIFYPVQREGLSAPQVFPKRGAAFDSAAYTGSNERAVAEWVFKNNKRAGATTDTFFGASCLYHAVRGGDTVFAVAAIVMEEEEPLEVFEKSLMIAMLGECAFALEKERLNEIQKEISLQIQQEHLRANLLRSISHDLRTPLTSISGNAGILVANAGVLDEEQKKGLYSDIYDDSIWLINLVENLLSISRMENDKLNMNFQAELMEEVISEALLHVNRNSEKHIIRTLLDDELMMARMDSRLIVQVLINLVDNAIKYTQEGSQISIHVRRSQLWVVVEVSDDGPGISDEDKSRLFEMFYTANNIRGDGRRGLGLGLSLCKSIVNAHGGNISVKDNVPNGTVFSFTLKAEEVDVHE; from the coding sequence ATGGCGGTCATGGGAAAATTGAAAATTTTTATTGGCTACGCTCCCGGCGTCGGCAAGACATATACTATGCTGAGTGCGGCTCATGAAGATCAAAAAGAGGGGATGGATGTTATTGTTGGATATATTGATTACCATGCCCGTAAGGATACCCTGAATCTATTGAAGGGATTGGAAGTTTTGCCTTCCATGGATAGTACAAGCAATAATTCAACCATCACAGAATTTGATTTGGATCGTGCCCTTCAGAGAAACCCTGAACTTGTTTTATTGGACAATCTGGCACATGTAAATGAGGCGGGAGGCCGTCACAAAAAAAGGTATCAGGATGTGGAGGAGCTTCTTCGCGCTGGAATCCATGTATATACCACCATTAACGTCCAGCAGATTGAAAGCCTGGCAGACATTGTGTACTCCATTACAGGTATTCCGGTTGAGGAGCGAATACCGGATAGTGTGTTTGACAGTGCAGATCAGGTGGAACTGGTTGATATAGAACCTGATGATTTAATTGAGCGCTTGAATAAGGCAAGCATGTATCGTCAGGACGATCCTAGGATTGCCGGCTTATTTACCAAAGAGAAGCTCACCGCCCTGCGTGAAATAGCTTTGCGTAATACAGCAAGCCAGTTAACCCGAATCGCGATGCAGATCAGTGAGCAGACGAAAACAAGCGAGCTTGATATTAAAGATCATATTTTGGTCTGTTTGTCTTCTGCTGCTTCGAATAAAAAAGTGATCCGGGCAGCAGCAAGAATGGCTGAGGCATTTCACGGTCATTTTACAGCGCTGTTTGTTGAAACACCGGAAACCCAAAAATTGACTCAAAAGAATAAAACAGAACTGAGAGAAAACATTAGACTTGCCGAACAAATGGGGGCACACATCGCCACTGTATACGGTGAGGATATTCCAGGGCAAATTGCGGAGTATGCCAAAACAAGTTATGTGTCAAAAATTGTCTTAGGTCGTTCTCCGAATAAAAAGAGGGGATTTGCAAAATCCAATGTTGTGGATAAATTAACCGCCTTCCTCCCCAATATTGAGATTTTTATTATTCCGTATACCGATTCCACTTTTTATAAAAAACGTCCTTTATACAACCAATATCCGAAGCTCTCCCTGGTCGACACCGCCAAAGTTCTTACCATACTGACTGTCTGTACGATCATTGGTATCTGGTTCAAAAATTTGGGGTTTCGGGAAGCGAATATTATTACGGTGTACATTCTTGGTGTTTTATTAAGCGCTTTAGTCACTAAGGACAGAGTATACAGTGTTATTTCCTCTGTCATGAGTGTTCTTGTATTTAATTACTTTTTTACAGAGCCCTATTACTCTCTGCTTGCGTATGATTCCGGATACCCTATTACATTTCTAGTCATGCTGTCCGCCTCCTTAATCATGAGTACTTTGACCATTCGTGTTAGAGAACAGGCACGCCAATCCGCGCAAAAAGCCTATCGTACTGAGGTGCTTTTGGAAACAAGCCGGAAATTGCAGCAGACGAAGGATTCACAGGAGATTATTGATGCTATGGCGCAACAGATGGTGAAGCTCCTGGACAGAACGATTATCTTCTATCCGGTTCAGCGGGAGGGGCTGTCCGCACCTCAGGTATTTCCAAAGAGAGGAGCTGCATTCGATTCGGCGGCTTATACAGGAAGCAATGAACGTGCAGTTGCAGAATGGGTATTTAAGAACAACAAACGTGCGGGAGCTACCACGGATACTTTTTTTGGTGCCAGTTGTCTATATCATGCCGTGCGTGGAGGAGATACTGTTTTTGCAGTAGCAGCCATCGTCATGGAAGAGGAGGAGCCACTGGAGGTCTTTGAAAAAAGCCTGATGATTGCCATGCTTGGAGAGTGCGCGTTCGCGCTGGAGAAAGAAAGACTGAATGAGATACAAAAAGAGATCTCGCTGCAAATCCAGCAGGAGCATCTCCGGGCCAATCTGCTTCGTTCAATCTCCCATGATCTCCGCACTCCACTTACCAGCATCTCGGGCAATGCAGGAATTCTTGTTGCAAACGCAGGGGTGCTGGACGAAGAACAGAAAAAAGGGTTGTACTCCGATATTTATGACGATTCCATTTGGTTGATCAATCTGGTGGAAAACTTGCTGTCCATTAGCCGGATGGAGAATGATAAGCTGAACATGAATTTCCAGGCGGAATTAATGGAAGAGGTCATTTCGGAGGCTCTGCTTCATGTGAACCGGAACAGTGAGAAGCATATCATTCGAACCCTATTGGATGATGAACTGATGATGGCCCGGATGGACTCCCGGCTTATTGTCCAGGTGCTGATAAATCTTGTGGATAACGCAATCAAGTACACCCAGGAGGGATCCCAGATCTCTATACATGTAAGGAGGAGCCAGCTGTGGGTTGTGGTGGAGGTTTCTGACGATGGTCCCGGTATTTCAGATGAAGATAAATCAAGGTTATTTGAGATGTTCTACACCGCAAATAATATACGCGGAGATGGCCGCCGCGGACTCGGTCTGGGTCTTTCCCTGTGCAAATCGATTGTAAATGCCCATGGGGGTAATATTAGTGTCAAGGATAATGTTCCGAATGGTACAGTTTTTTCCTTCACCCTGAAAGCTGAGGAGGTAGATGTTCATGAATAA
- the kdpB gene encoding potassium-transporting ATPase subunit KdpB produces the protein MSTKKSALTRDIVMQATKQSFIKLDPRIMMRNPIMFVVEMGFIITLLLVFVPGAFGGDVSSGFNLAVAFILLFTVLFANFAEALAEGRGKAQADSLKKSKKEITANKVSGNSVKQVPSTELRKGDVVIVAQGEMIPGDGEVIEGLASVDESAITGESAPVIKEAGGDFSSVTGGTKVVSDRIKVRITSDPGESFLDRMISLVEGAKRQKTPNEIALNTVLVSLTIIFLIVVITLPFFADYLDIRLEVPVLIALLVCLIPTTIGGLLSAIGIAGMDRVTQFNVLAMSGKAVEASGDINTIILDKTGTITYGNRMASEFIPVGKHSIQDVAAWAALSSVRDETPEGRSVLELIKNQNLSFEESIAEGAEFVEFKAETRMSGIDLPDGRHIRKGAVDAVRQWVTGQGGMIPDDLLANSNAIASAGGTPLAVAVDQTMYGLIYLKDTVKPGMKERFEQMRRMGIKTIMCTGDNPLTAATIAAEAGVDDFIAESKPEDKIAVIRREQAEGKLVAMTGDGTNDAPALAQADVGIAMNSGTVAAKEAANMVDLDSDPSKIIEVVSIGKQLLMTRGALTTFSIANDIAKYFAIIPAMFMVAIPEMEVLNVMRLHSPLSAILSALIFNAVIIPLLIPLAMKGVAYKPMSSSQLLSRNLIVYGLGGVVVPFLGIKLIDLIVQFWV, from the coding sequence ATGAGTACAAAAAAAAGTGCATTAACTAGAGATATCGTCATGCAGGCTACCAAACAGTCCTTTATCAAGCTGGACCCGCGCATTATGATGCGTAATCCAATCATGTTTGTGGTGGAAATGGGGTTTATCATTACCTTACTTCTTGTTTTTGTACCTGGGGCATTTGGCGGAGATGTATCCTCTGGATTTAATCTGGCTGTTGCGTTCATACTGCTGTTCACCGTGCTTTTTGCCAACTTTGCAGAAGCACTGGCAGAAGGCCGTGGTAAAGCGCAGGCAGATTCGCTCAAGAAATCCAAAAAAGAGATCACGGCAAACAAGGTCAGTGGAAACTCGGTCAAGCAAGTGCCATCCACAGAATTGCGTAAAGGTGATGTTGTAATTGTAGCCCAGGGTGAAATGATCCCCGGGGATGGGGAAGTGATTGAAGGCTTGGCCTCGGTCGATGAATCGGCCATTACGGGTGAATCTGCTCCGGTCATTAAAGAAGCCGGCGGAGACTTCAGTTCAGTAACCGGAGGAACCAAGGTAGTCAGCGACCGGATTAAGGTCCGCATTACCAGTGATCCCGGCGAGTCATTTTTGGATCGGATGATTTCATTGGTAGAAGGGGCCAAACGTCAAAAAACGCCAAACGAGATTGCTTTAAATACGGTACTGGTCAGTTTGACGATTATTTTCCTGATTGTAGTGATTACCCTTCCTTTCTTTGCGGATTATTTGGATATCCGTCTGGAGGTTCCAGTACTGATTGCACTGCTGGTCTGTCTGATTCCAACCACTATTGGTGGATTGCTGTCAGCGATCGGTATTGCGGGAATGGACCGGGTCACTCAATTCAATGTATTGGCTATGTCCGGTAAGGCGGTAGAAGCCTCCGGGGACATCAACACGATTATTCTGGATAAGACAGGAACGATCACGTACGGTAACCGTATGGCCAGCGAATTTATTCCGGTCGGTAAGCATTCTATTCAAGATGTGGCCGCCTGGGCAGCCTTAAGTTCGGTCCGGGATGAGACGCCAGAGGGGCGGTCTGTGCTGGAGTTGATTAAGAATCAGAATCTCTCTTTTGAGGAGTCCATAGCTGAAGGTGCGGAGTTCGTTGAATTCAAGGCAGAGACCCGTATGAGTGGTATTGACCTCCCGGATGGACGCCATATCCGCAAAGGAGCGGTAGACGCAGTAAGACAATGGGTTACCGGTCAGGGAGGGATGATCCCGGATGATTTGCTGGCAAACAGCAATGCTATTGCATCGGCGGGGGGGACACCGCTTGCTGTAGCTGTCGATCAGACGATGTACGGCCTCATTTACTTGAAGGATACGGTAAAACCAGGGATGAAGGAACGTTTTGAGCAGATGCGGAGAATGGGAATCAAAACGATTATGTGTACGGGTGACAATCCGCTGACTGCCGCGACTATAGCTGCTGAGGCCGGAGTCGATGATTTCATCGCTGAGAGTAAACCGGAGGACAAAATTGCCGTGATCCGTCGTGAACAAGCGGAAGGCAAACTGGTAGCCATGACAGGTGATGGCACCAATGATGCTCCAGCATTGGCTCAGGCAGATGTAGGGATTGCCATGAACAGCGGAACAGTTGCTGCCAAAGAGGCCGCCAACATGGTGGACCTTGATTCCGATCCATCCAAAATCATTGAAGTGGTCTCGATCGGCAAGCAGTTGTTGATGACCCGCGGAGCCTTAACCACATTCAGTATTGCAAATGATATCGCCAAATATTTTGCGATTATCCCGGCAATGTTCATGGTGGCCATTCCTGAAATGGAAGTATTAAATGTGATGAGACTGCATTCCCCTCTCTCTGCTATCCTCTCGGCCTTGATTTTCAACGCAGTCATTATCCCGCTGCTGATTCCTCTGGCTATGAAGGGGGTTGCTTACAAGCCGATGAGCTCATCGCAGCTCCTGAGCCGCAACCTGATTGTATATGGCTTGGGCGGCGTAGTTGTTCCATTCCTTGGAATCAAACTGATTGACTTGATTGTCCAATTTTGGGTATAG
- the kdpF gene encoding K(+)-transporting ATPase subunit F — protein sequence MMWVLAILIAALFVYLTYALLNPEQF from the coding sequence ATGATGTGGGTACTTGCAATCCTTATAGCCGCTCTTTTTGTGTACCTGACCTACGCGCTTCTTAATCCGGAACAATTCTAG
- the kdpC gene encoding potassium-transporting ATPase subunit KdpC produces MKSIAVTIRTSIILMVIVLAYQLVVTGIAQAVMPKKADGSLIYNDNHEIIGSKLIGQNFTSPGYFHGRVSSIEYNAASSGTPNYAPSNPDMLDRTKAAVDAWKMENPSVPVSKLPVDLITNSASGLDPDISVEAAQVQIPRISKSTGIPEAELNALVAQHTKERELGIFGELTVNVLMLNIDVQKTVSGK; encoded by the coding sequence ATGAAGAGCATAGCTGTTACAATAAGAACAAGTATCATACTCATGGTCATCGTTCTGGCCTATCAGCTGGTTGTGACCGGGATCGCCCAGGCAGTGATGCCGAAGAAAGCGGATGGCAGCTTAATCTATAATGATAACCATGAAATCATCGGCTCTAAGCTGATCGGACAGAATTTCACTTCTCCCGGTTACTTTCATGGCCGGGTATCCAGTATTGAATACAATGCCGCATCTTCCGGTACACCAAACTATGCGCCTTCCAATCCCGACATGCTGGACCGTACGAAGGCAGCCGTAGACGCCTGGAAGATGGAGAACCCTAGTGTGCCTGTATCCAAGCTGCCGGTTGACCTGATCACCAATTCAGCATCCGGATTAGATCCGGATATCAGTGTGGAGGCTGCTCAGGTTCAAATACCGCGTATCAGTAAAAGTACGGGTATACCGGAAGCTGAGTTGAATGCGCTGGTCGCACAACATACCAAAGAAAGAGAGCTTGGAATCTTTGGTGAACTGACCGTCAATGTTCTTATGCTCAATATCGATGTGCAGAAGACGGTTAGTGGAAAATGA
- a CDS encoding ketopantoate reductase family protein, whose amino-acid sequence MTRSSIRYSANSGQSNCFWLPRWWGGFEGNTLYGGVYKTVQFGTFESEPTQRDLEVRKLFVEAGFKIRVQKDPHSWLWNHFALNVAMEIEVLKSGSFKKVISSPEALAGIGRNMKELIPILKAKGSKLDILTRVVSTLPPSVVGFLMSNIVYSPKSMPYALVEHNHFKVGYAVQEVISEARKHGIKAPRLYAVDSLITE is encoded by the coding sequence TTGACAAGATCCTCAATCCGCTATTCAGCCAATTCCGGTCAATCAAATTGTTTTTGGCTTCCCCGGTGGTGGGGCGGATTTGAAGGAAATACTCTTTACGGTGGTGTTTACAAGACGGTTCAGTTTGGAACATTTGAATCCGAGCCTACCCAAAGAGATTTAGAGGTTCGCAAGCTTTTTGTTGAGGCAGGCTTCAAGATAAGGGTTCAAAAGGATCCGCATAGTTGGCTCTGGAATCACTTCGCATTAAACGTTGCAATGGAAATCGAAGTATTAAAAAGTGGCAGTTTTAAAAAAGTCATTTCTTCACCCGAAGCCCTCGCTGGAATAGGTCGTAATATGAAAGAATTGATCCCTATTTTGAAAGCAAAAGGATCAAAACTTGATATTTTGACAAGGGTGGTGAGCACCCTACCGCCGAGTGTTGTTGGATTTCTTATGAGTAACATTGTTTATTCACCTAAAAGCATGCCCTATGCACTTGTGGAGCATAACCACTTTAAGGTTGGTTATGCCGTACAGGAAGTTATATCAGAGGCCAGAAAGCACGGCATAAAGGCACCACGGCTTTACGCTGTAGATAGCCTAATTACGGAATGA
- the kdpA gene encoding potassium-transporting ATPase subunit KdpA, whose amino-acid sequence MSFIAIAITLLLSLLLARPAGLYIAQAFNYEKTGLDRWFGWIEKPIYAIGGIRKENYSWKQYALAVVLSNSVMILLVYLIFRFQGALPLNPSGVASMEPTLAFNTAISFMTNTNLQHYSGESGLSYLSQMLGILFMMFVAPASALAVAIAFIRGLAGKPLGNFFVDMIRGITRILLPVSFVLAFVFVALGVPQTLEPTAVANTLEGVKQEIARGPVASFLSIKELGNNGGGFFGVNSAHPFENPGAISNLLQILLMMLLGTALPFTYGKMVGNKKQGRVLFVSMAMMFIVFLGISLASENAGNPVMNALGIQHQQGSMEGKEMRFGVAQSALYSVVTTATETGAVNTMHDTLTPIGGLITIGNMMLNTVFGGVGAGFVNVLMYAMIAVFLSGLMVGRTPEFLGKKIEGKEMKLIAITLIINPLLILLPTALALMTQSDTLSNPGFHGLTQALYEFTSSAANNGSGFEGLGDATPFWNISTGIVMFIGRYFSIITMLAVAGSLAVKKSVPETSGTFRTDNALFGTVFLGAVLIVGALTFFPALALGPIAEFLTLKP is encoded by the coding sequence ATGTCTTTTATCGCTATTGCAATAACCTTATTACTCTCTCTGCTGCTTGCGCGTCCTGCGGGGCTGTATATCGCGCAAGCCTTCAATTATGAGAAAACAGGGCTTGACCGCTGGTTCGGCTGGATCGAAAAACCTATCTATGCTATCGGGGGAATACGTAAGGAGAATTATAGCTGGAAGCAATACGCTCTGGCTGTGGTGCTCAGCAACTCAGTGATGATTCTACTGGTATATCTGATTTTCAGATTTCAGGGAGCCCTGCCGTTAAATCCAAGCGGAGTGGCTTCCATGGAGCCGACACTTGCCTTTAATACAGCTATCAGCTTCATGACGAACACCAACCTTCAGCATTACAGCGGCGAAAGCGGACTTTCATATTTGTCGCAAATGCTAGGAATCCTGTTTATGATGTTTGTTGCTCCGGCTTCAGCGCTTGCGGTAGCAATTGCCTTTATCCGCGGTTTAGCCGGGAAACCACTCGGGAATTTCTTCGTGGATATGATTCGAGGAATTACACGCATTCTGCTGCCGGTATCCTTTGTCCTGGCGTTTGTTTTTGTAGCTCTCGGTGTACCGCAAACTCTGGAGCCCACAGCTGTGGCCAATACGCTTGAAGGTGTCAAACAAGAGATTGCACGCGGGCCGGTTGCCTCGTTCCTGTCTATCAAGGAACTGGGCAACAACGGGGGCGGATTCTTCGGTGTCAACTCTGCCCATCCTTTCGAGAATCCGGGTGCAATCAGCAATCTGCTGCAAATTTTACTTATGATGCTGCTGGGTACGGCACTGCCGTTCACTTATGGGAAAATGGTCGGCAATAAAAAACAGGGCCGGGTACTATTCGTATCCATGGCAATGATGTTCATTGTCTTCCTGGGAATTTCGCTAGCCAGTGAAAATGCCGGAAACCCGGTAATGAATGCTCTGGGCATTCAGCATCAGCAGGGCTCCATGGAAGGCAAGGAAATGCGGTTCGGTGTGGCGCAGTCTGCCCTTTACTCTGTGGTCACGACGGCAACGGAGACCGGAGCAGTCAACACGATGCATGATACGTTAACGCCTATAGGTGGTCTAATAACGATTGGGAATATGATGCTGAATACCGTCTTTGGCGGTGTCGGAGCAGGTTTTGTCAATGTGCTCATGTATGCGATGATTGCTGTATTTCTATCCGGGCTAATGGTAGGGCGAACACCGGAGTTTCTCGGCAAAAAAATTGAAGGTAAAGAAATGAAGTTGATTGCGATTACCTTGATAATCAATCCTCTGCTTATTCTATTGCCTACGGCCCTGGCTCTTATGACTCAGTCGGATACCCTCTCAAATCCCGGATTTCACGGACTGACACAGGCGCTGTATGAATTCACTTCATCTGCCGCCAACAATGGCTCTGGCTTTGAGGGACTTGGAGATGCAACGCCGTTCTGGAATATATCCACTGGGATTGTAATGTTTATAGGCCGGTATTTCTCAATCATTACAATGCTTGCCGTAGCCGGTTCGCTGGCCGTCAAGAAATCTGTACCGGAGACCTCTGGGACATTCCGTACAGACAATGCATTGTTCGGCACTGTTTTTCTTGGTGCAGTGCTAATTGTCGGAGCCTTAACATTCTTTCCGGCGCTTGCCCTGGGACCTATTGCTGAATTCTTGACGCTGAAACCTTAA
- a CDS encoding histidine kinase: protein MENFKRKSPEEILLSISKLHRGRLKIFIGAVSGSGKTYHMLREGTTLQQQGIDVVICAVSTLQRPETIEQVGELERIPSIHWTKAGMEKKDLNIEAILSRNPEVVLVDGLAHRNRQGAERPTRLEDIHFLLSHGISVMTTVNVYELEDVRELVQKFMDIQVEETVSAHTLEIADEIRLIDVTPETLLQRVSEGHVRNSKASPLFQRGTLGVLRELALRLVAEGVNDSLEKHREQMGMLGPSGAAERILVSTQYHWNGSIYVRRGQQVAKRLNGELIVVTFVSRKHPLTKEQAAFKDSLVKLAKKVGADFEELSFHSRRRLPDRLIRYALEHNVTRIVLGHSRQSRWQEFWQGSVVNDILRKSTNMDIFMVADRAEHQGERIMPAKLAAPVDNSRYHRLSSREVDEKIGRIKRGRFKVLIGAAPGVGKTYTMLREGNHLLKKGVDVVIGLLETHGRLETGQQVAGLPFIERAQIKYSDTVLEEMDTEAIIRRNPELVLVDELAHNNVPGSANRKRYEDVIKILDAGISVISTVNVQHLESLNDALAQITGVRVRETVPDSILRLADEVELIDVAPQALQARMKEGKIYAREKIDQALGNFFKIGNLIALRELALREIADDVDERLESWERKNSLRGPWNKQEVIFVCVKLSPNAEKLIRRGFRSAFRMKAEWIVLYVHAGKEMTEEERKKKDSIENLTLRLGGNFEMILSAPSAKLAEVIQEKADKHRATQLIIGQCDRPVWRRIWEGTVIQKLLRTARHMDILIVANYDPYIKREDLSAHDL from the coding sequence GTGGAGAACTTCAAACGGAAAAGTCCAGAGGAAATATTGTTGTCCATCTCCAAGCTGCATCGTGGACGGCTCAAAATATTCATTGGTGCTGTAAGCGGATCGGGTAAAACGTATCATATGCTGCGGGAAGGTACGACGCTTCAACAGCAGGGAATAGACGTGGTAATCTGTGCGGTCTCTACCCTGCAGCGCCCGGAAACTATTGAACAGGTGGGTGAACTGGAACGGATCCCAAGTATTCATTGGACGAAAGCAGGCATGGAAAAAAAGGATTTGAATATAGAGGCTATCCTTAGCAGGAATCCTGAGGTCGTGCTGGTAGATGGTCTGGCTCACCGGAACCGGCAAGGTGCAGAGCGGCCGACAAGATTAGAGGATATCCATTTCTTGCTGAGTCATGGAATCAGCGTCATGACGACTGTCAATGTGTATGAGCTGGAAGACGTCAGGGAGCTTGTTCAGAAATTCATGGACATTCAGGTAGAAGAAACCGTGTCTGCGCACACGCTGGAGATTGCAGATGAGATCAGACTGATCGATGTTACCCCGGAAACGCTGCTTCAGCGTGTATCGGAAGGACATGTGCGAAACAGCAAGGCCTCTCCCCTGTTTCAGCGGGGAACGCTGGGCGTGCTGCGGGAGCTTGCCCTCCGGCTGGTAGCCGAAGGGGTGAATGACTCCCTGGAGAAGCACCGGGAGCAGATGGGTATGCTTGGACCTTCAGGAGCGGCGGAGCGCATCCTGGTATCTACCCAATATCACTGGAATGGCTCCATTTATGTGCGGCGGGGTCAGCAGGTCGCCAAGCGGCTGAACGGAGAGCTGATTGTGGTTACCTTTGTGAGCAGGAAGCATCCGCTGACGAAGGAACAGGCCGCCTTTAAGGATTCGCTCGTTAAGCTTGCTAAGAAGGTTGGGGCAGACTTCGAGGAGCTATCCTTCCATTCAAGGAGACGATTGCCGGACCGTCTGATCCGCTACGCCCTTGAGCACAATGTGACCCGGATTGTGTTAGGACATTCCCGTCAATCCAGGTGGCAGGAGTTCTGGCAAGGCTCAGTGGTCAATGATATCCTCCGCAAGTCCACAAATATGGATATCTTTATGGTTGCCGACCGGGCGGAGCATCAGGGGGAGAGGATTATGCCAGCCAAGCTGGCAGCTCCGGTGGACAATTCGAGGTATCACCGGCTCAGCTCGCGGGAAGTAGATGAGAAGATTGGGCGAATCAAGCGGGGTCGGTTCAAGGTTTTGATTGGCGCAGCTCCTGGTGTCGGCAAGACGTATACCATGCTGCGGGAAGGCAATCACCTGCTGAAGAAGGGCGTAGATGTGGTAATCGGACTTCTGGAAACCCATGGCCGGTTGGAGACTGGACAGCAAGTAGCCGGACTGCCTTTCATTGAGAGAGCCCAAATTAAATACTCAGATACGGTACTGGAGGAAATGGATACAGAGGCCATTATCCGGCGAAACCCAGAACTGGTTCTCGTGGATGAGCTGGCCCACAACAATGTCCCAGGGAGCGCCAACAGAAAGCGTTATGAAGATGTCATTAAAATTCTAGATGCCGGGATCTCTGTGATTTCCACCGTCAATGTTCAGCATCTGGAGAGCCTCAATGATGCTTTAGCACAAATTACAGGAGTTCGGGTAAGAGAGACGGTGCCGGATTCCATTCTGCGTCTGGCGGATGAGGTCGAGCTCATCGATGTGGCGCCTCAGGCGCTGCAAGCCCGAATGAAGGAGGGGAAGATCTATGCCCGGGAAAAAATAGATCAGGCGTTGGGCAACTTTTTCAAAATCGGAAATTTAATTGCCTTAAGGGAACTCGCACTTCGGGAGATCGCAGATGATGTAGATGAGCGTCTGGAATCATGGGAGCGTAAAAATTCATTGCGTGGACCATGGAATAAGCAGGAGGTGATCTTTGTCTGTGTCAAGCTGAGTCCGAATGCAGAAAAACTTATCCGCCGGGGGTTCAGATCCGCCTTTCGCATGAAAGCTGAATGGATCGTGTTGTACGTACATGCAGGCAAAGAGATGACAGAAGAGGAACGAAAGAAAAAGGATTCGATTGAGAACCTGACCCTACGGCTGGGAGGAAACTTCGAAATGATCCTCTCGGCTCCTTCCGCCAAGCTGGCTGAAGTGATTCAGGAGAAAGCTGATAAGCACCGGGCCACCCAACTAATTATTGGTCAATGTGACCGCCCAGTGTGGAGAAGAATATGGGAAGGAACGGTTATTCAAAAACTGCTCCGTACGGCAAGACATATGGATATTCTGATCGTGGCTAACTACGATCCTTATATCAAGCGTGAAGATCTGTCTGCTCATGATTTATAA